The following proteins come from a genomic window of Daphnia magna isolate NIES unplaced genomic scaffold, ASM2063170v1.1 Dm_contigs066, whole genome shotgun sequence:
- the LOC123477477 gene encoding secreted RxLR effector protein 161-like yields MKEVPYQSAVGALLYFSTTTRTDIAYAVSKVARFNQNPGVQHWIAVKRIIRYLAETRDYGLIFSPIKEEGVHGFTDADYGGDPDDRKSTSGCIFLLQGGYISWFSRKQECTATSTTEAEFVAGSKAAKEGTWMKSLLEEIGQRKSGSIPLFCDNQGTIQIGLQPENAPEDETYRHLILLHQRSPDQWSDKQQIRELPGTTSKYLHEASGCSKIQVSS; encoded by the coding sequence ATGAAGGAAGTCCCGTATCAGAGTGCAGTTGGAGCTCTACTGTACTTCTCGACCACAACGAGGACTGATATTGCTTATGCTGTGAGCAAAGTAGCACGGTTTAATCAGAATCCAGGGGTCCAACACTGGATTGCTGTCAAACGCATCATCCGCTACCTTGCCGAAACCAGGGATTATGGCCTAATTTTCTCCCCAATTAAAGAAGAAGGAGTGCATGGATTCACTGATGCTGACTATGGTGGAGATCCTGATGACAGGAAGTCAACATCAGGATGTATCTTTCTCCTTCAAGGTGGATATATTTCATGGTTCAGTCGCAAGCAGGAATGCACAGCTACATCTACCACAGAGGCGGAATTTGTGGCCGGGAGCAAAGCTGCCAAAGAAGGAACATGGATGAAGTCACTGCTGGAGGAAATTGGGCAAAGAAAATCGGGTTCTATCCCATTATTCTGTGACAATCAAGGGACAATTCAAATTGGCCTACAACCAGAAAATGCACCGGAAGATGAAACATATCGCCATCTGATACTGCTACATCAGAGAAGCCCAGATCAGTGGAGTGATAAACAGCAGATACGTGAGCTCCCAGGAACAACTAGCAAATACCTTCACGAAGCCTCTGGCTGCTCCAAGATTCAAGTATCTTCGTGA